The Geothrix sp. DNA segment CTCGACGCTGATCGGCGCCTTCTACGCGAACCTGCCCATCGCCTTCGCCTCGGGCATCGGCCTCTCGGCCTTCTTCGCCTTCACGGTCTGCGCCCCGGCCAACCAGGGCGGCATGGGCTACACCATCCAGGTGGCCCTCACGGCCCTGCTGCTGGAGGGCATCGTCTTCATCTTCCTCAGCGCCATGAAGGTGCGGGAACAGTTCATGGACGCCATCCCCTTATCGCTGAAGAAGGGCATCTCCGTGGGCATTGGCCTCTTCATCGCCATCATCGGCTTCGTGGATTCCGGCGTCACCCAGGTGGGCCTGAAGTTCGAGCCCGACACCATCTTCCCCGTGCTGAAGAACGACCCCTCGGCCCTCTTCGGCCTGCACGACGTGAACAACCTCTTCATCGCGAAGTTCTGGGACCACGGTCACCTGACCCCGGCCTTCTGGAGCGTGGTGGGCCTCTTCCTCATCGCCGTGCTGGTGGCCAAGCGCGTGAAGGGCGCCATCCTCATCGGGATCCTCGTCATCACGCTGGTGGGCCTGCTGCCCGTGTCCTTCGGTGGCGGCTTCACGCACCTGCCCAAGGGCGCCCTCTTCCAGATTCCCGCCTGGCCCAAGATGTTCCAGTACGACTGGACCTGGACCAAGTCCCTGGGCGGCATGATCAACATCTTCATCATCCTGTTCACCCTGCTCTTCGTGGACATGTTCGACACCATCGGCACCCTCATGGGCATCGGCGCCCAGGGCAAGATGCTGGACAAGGAGGGCCGCTTCCCCGGCGCCTCCAAGGCCTTCATGGCCGACGCCGTGGGCACCACCTTCGCGTCCATGTTCGGCACCACGGCCATCACAGCCTACATCGAGAGTGCCTCCGGCGTGGCCGAGGGCGGCCGCACGGGCCTCACGGCCCTGGTGGTGGCGGGCTGGCTGGCCATCGCGCTCTTCCTGTCGCCCCTGTTCCTCATGGTGCCGCTGCAGGCCACCTCGCCCGCGCTCATGATGATCGGCTTCTTCATGCTGTCCGAGATCCGGGAGATCGCCTTCGACGACATCACGGACGCCATCCCGGCGTACCTGGCCGTCATCGTCATGCCCTTCACCTTCTCCATCGTCAACGGCATCGCGCTGGGCATGATCGCCTACACCGTCCTGAAGACCGCCACGGGCCGCTTCAAGGAAGTCAACCCGATCATCCTCGCGCTCTCCGTCGTCTTCCTCCTCAAGCTCCTCTTCCTGTCCGCCTAGGACCCATCCCTTTCCGGAGTCTTCATGACCAAGTTCGCCCTCGCCCTCCTCGCCGCCGCGGCCCTGCCCCTGGCCGCCGCCGACTGGAGCGACACCCTCATCGGCTACCGCACCGGCAACCAGTTCCGGGAGCCCGGCATCGACGGCACCCTGCACAAGGACATCCTCCAGCTCAGCCACGTCAGCGGCTGGGCCTACGGCACGAACTTCCTCAACGTCGACATGCTCATGTCCGACAAGGGCGACCCGGCGGCCAACGGCCAGAGCGGCGCCAACGAGGTCTACGTGGTGTACCGCACGGCCCTGAGCCTCGGCAAGATCAGCGGCAAGGACCTGGGCTTCGGCCCCGTGCGCGACGTCTCCTTCACCGCCGGGTTCGACTTCAACTCCAAGGACAATGCCTTCGCCTCCAAGAAGCGCTTCCTGGTCTTCGGGCCCACCCTGAACTTCAAGGCGGGCAGCGGCTTCTTCGACCTGGGCCTCTGGGGCTGCCACGAGCAGAACTACAACGGCATCGTGGGCAAGTCCGTGGACTACAAGACCACCTACACCGTGACCGCCGCCTGGGGCCTCCCCTTCCAGGTGGGCCGCGTGGGCGCCGAGTTCAAGGGCTACGCCAACTACATCGGCGCCAAGGGCAAGGACGGCTTCGGCGTGGAGACCAAGCCCGAGACCCTGGCCAACCTCTTCCTGATGGCAGACCTGAGCCCCCTCTTCGGCACCAAGAAGAAGGTCTACGCGGGGCCCGGCTTCGAGTACTGGAACAACAAGTTCGGCGGCCAGAACAGCGACGCCCCCGCCCCCGCCACCAACCGCCGCGTCACCGCCCCCATGCTCCAGGTGCAGGTCCACTTCTAGCGCACCCTCAGCCCGGCCCACGGCCTCCGCCCGGGGGCCGTGGCTCTGTACCGGCTACCGGGCCCGGATGGAGCGGACGATCCTCAGCACCTCCGCATGGGTCGGCTCGAGCTCCTTCCCGGTCTCGAGCACCTTCGAGAAGTGCAGCTCCAGCCACTTCCCCTGGTGGATCGTCTCGAAGTACCACTGCGCCATGAAGTACCCCTTCATGGGGAACTCCGACGGATAGCTGATCAGGAAGCCCCTGGGCTCGTCGATGGGTTCCGAACGGACCTTCCCGCCGGGCAGCAGCTTCACGGCCCCCTGGCTCTGGCCCTGGCCGGCCTTCTCCAGGTCGGCCAGGCTCTTCCCGTTCAGGTCGTCCACCAGCACCGAGAGGTTCAGCTGCCAGGCTTCCGAGGTGAAGTAGCCGACCTGGTAGTAGGCCCCGTGGAAATGCTTCTCACCCATTTTCTGCTGGAAGCCCTCGAGGTCGGCCGTGAGCGAGATGCCGGCACCCTGGATTTTGGTGGCGGCAGCCGGAACCTGGGGCCGGAAGACCGCCTTCTGGATCGCGGCGAGCGCCTCGGCCACCGCCGGATCGCCCTTGGCGTCCGACATGATCGTGAAGCTCAGCATCAGGCGCCCGAGCCCCAGCTCGCCATGGGTGAGGATCGGGAACTCCCCTGGCGGCGGCGGGCCCGCGGGCGCCCGGTACGCCTTGTCGGTGGCCTCGT contains these protein-coding regions:
- a CDS encoding NCS2 family permease, with protein sequence MERFFGLKARGTTVATEVLAGTTTFISLAYVISLIPNAFLKVAGIAPAQGFTAFVVCAIISTLIGAFYANLPIAFASGIGLSAFFAFTVCAPANQGGMGYTIQVALTALLLEGIVFIFLSAMKVREQFMDAIPLSLKKGISVGIGLFIAIIGFVDSGVTQVGLKFEPDTIFPVLKNDPSALFGLHDVNNLFIAKFWDHGHLTPAFWSVVGLFLIAVLVAKRVKGAILIGILVITLVGLLPVSFGGGFTHLPKGALFQIPAWPKMFQYDWTWTKSLGGMINIFIILFTLLFVDMFDTIGTLMGIGAQGKMLDKEGRFPGASKAFMADAVGTTFASMFGTTAITAYIESASGVAEGGRTGLTALVVAGWLAIALFLSPLFLMVPLQATSPALMMIGFFMLSEIREIAFDDITDAIPAYLAVIVMPFTFSIVNGIALGMIAYTVLKTATGRFKEVNPIILALSVVFLLKLLFLSA